One window of the Rosa rugosa chromosome 3, drRosRugo1.1, whole genome shotgun sequence genome contains the following:
- the LOC133740185 gene encoding OVARIAN TUMOR DOMAIN-containing deubiquitinating enzyme 5: MEDAQEVSETMSEGSSEKIQETRDEMLSRHRKETSKLQDKEIQLKKAAAKGSKAEQKAKKKQVEEEISRLSAELKEKQAEELASLGYSSTNNGGEKSNLDTLVKAIAGVSVSSQPENAKPSKSSKRKVKRAQEDAAREQRIQEEQSNLVSDRMVEDEKLGKKLEPLGLTINEIKPDGHCLYRAIQDQLAHLSGGSSPYTYQELREMVAAYMRKHAPDFLPFFLSDNQGDGDSDDSLAERFENYCKEVESTATWGGQLELGALTHCLKKPIKVYSGSFPDVEMGKEYNSESGNGFGSSGSSIMLSYHKHAFGLGEHYNSVVPI; the protein is encoded by the exons ATGGAGGATGCCCAAGAAGTATCTGAGACAATGTCGGAGGGATCATCCGAAAAGATACAGGAAACTCGCGATGAAATGCTCTCCAGGCACAG AAAAGAGACTTCAAAGTTGCAGGACAAGGAAATTCAATTGAAAAAGGCTGCAGCAAAAGGTAGCAAGGCTGAACAAAAAGCTAAGAAAAAGCAGGTGGAGGAAGAGATTTCTCGACTTTCTGCTGAGCTTAAAGAGAAACAAGCCGAAGAACTTGCATCATTAGGCTATAGCAGCACTAACAATGGAGGTGAAAAGAGTAATCTGGATACTTTAGTGAAGGCCATAGCTGGTGTTTCTGTAAGCAGTCAACCTGAGAATGCAAAGCCTAGCAAGAGTTCAAAGAGAAAAGTGAAAAGGGCTCAGGAGGATGCAGCAAGGGAGCAGAGAATTCAAGAAGAGCAGAGCAACTTAGTAAGCGATCGAATGGTTGAAGATGAGAAACTAGGAAAAAAGCTTGAACCCCTTGGTTTGACAATTAATGAGATAAAGCCTGATGGTCATTGCCTCTACCGCGCTATCCAGGATCAGCTGGCTCACCTTTCTGGAGGTTCTTCACCTTACACATACCAAGAGCTTCGAGAAATGGTGGCTGCGTATATGAGGAAGCATGCACCTGATTTCCTCCCATTTTTCTTGTCAGACAATCAAGGAGATGGTGATTCTGATGATTCCCTTGCTGAAAGGTTTGAGAATTACTGTAAGGAAGTGGAGTCAACAGCAACATGGGGAGGACAGCTAGAGCTTGGGGCTTTAACTCACTGCCTTAAAAAGCCAATCAAGGTATACTCAGGATCATTCCCTGATGTGGAGATGGGTAAGGAGTACAATTCTGAGAGTGGAAATGGTTTTGGTTCTTCTGGTTCGAGTATTATGTTGTCATATCATAAGCACGCATTCGGGCTTGGTGAGCACTATAATTCTGTGGTCCCAATATGA
- the LOC133740383 gene encoding glutaredoxin-C11, protein MESVRELASEKAAVIFTKSSCCICHSVKSLFYELGASPAIHEIDRYSNGRDMESALRQLGCNPSFPAVFIGGKYVGSSKDIISLHVDGSLKQMLKDARAIWF, encoded by the coding sequence ATGGAGAGTGTTAGAGAATTGGCTTCAGAGAAGGCAGCAGTGATCTTCACCAAGAGCTCATGCTGCATATGCCACAGTGTCAAGTCGCTTTTCTACGAGCTCGGTGCAAGCCCTGCTATTCACGAGATTGATCGATACTCAAATGGGAGGGACATGGAGTCAGCGTTAAGGCAGCTCGGGTGCAACCCTTCTTTCCCTGCTGTGTTCATAGGTGGGAAGTATGTAGGCTCTTCAAAGGATATCATATCCCTCCATGTTGATGGGTCTCTAAAGCAAATGCTCAAAGATGCAAGAGCCATCTGGTTCTAG
- the LOC133738654 gene encoding glutaredoxin-C13-like yields the protein MEKVLRLASANDVVIFSKSSCCLCYAVNILFQEIGVRPSLNELDNDPDGREMEKCLMRMGCSAVPAVFIGGTLIGSTNEVMSLHLKGQLIPKLKSYEQNATS from the coding sequence ATGGAGAAGGTTTTAAGATTGGCATCGGCGAATGATGTGGTGATTTTTAGCAAGAGCTCATGTTGCCTGTGCTATGCAGTCAACATTCTATTTCAGGAGATTGGTGTGCGCCCTTCACTTAATGAGCTCGACAATGACCCTGACGGCAGGGAAATGGAGAAGTGTCTTATGAGGATGGGGTGCTCTGCAGTTCCAGCTGTGTTCATAGGTGGAACACTGATCGGATCAACCAATGAAGTCATGTCCCTCCACCTAAAAGGCCAACTGATCCCAAAACTGAAGTCTTATGAGCAAAACGCTACGTCTTGA